In Rutidosis leptorrhynchoides isolate AG116_Rl617_1_P2 chromosome 2, CSIRO_AGI_Rlap_v1, whole genome shotgun sequence, one genomic interval encodes:
- the LOC139889428 gene encoding uncharacterized protein — MVADRIFKDGAALSFRWQWARDPTGKTCGELQQLQDRLQSFLFAGGASDSWTWILQGNGIFTTQALTTLVNERNRIPVHVEIDKRGVDLDSVRCPMCNNDSETVEHATLTCPFAKDLWSRIFHWWNGGTPQYSNLEDMFQGKTCPSNTNASKLWQATEWVTGYMLWRIRNLKVFEGKMWNAPMVLSEIQAKSFLWITSRSENLHLDWNTWLLHPSTFDDHG, encoded by the exons ATGGTTGCGGATAGAATTTTCAAGGATGGTGCAGCGCTATCTTTTAGGTGGCAATGGGCACGAGATCCCACAGGTAAAACATGTGGGGAGCTTCAGCAACTCCAGGACAGGCTGCAATCCTTCTTGTTCGCCGGCGGTGCATCAGACTCGTGGACTTGGATCTTGCAAGGTAATGGGATTTTCACTACTCAGGCACTAACAACTTTGGTAAATGAGCG GAATAGAATCCCGGTTCACGTGGAAATAGACAAGCGGGGTGTTGATCTAGACTCGGTTAGGTGTCCTATGTGCAATAACGACTCCGAAACCGTAGAACATGCCACACTCACTTGTCCATTCGCAAAGGATTTATGGTCTCGAATCTTCCATTGGTGGAATGGTGGCACGCCTCAATATTCCAATTTAGAGGACATGTTCCAGGGAAAAACCTGTCCTTCAAACACCAACGCCTCTAAACTTTGGCAAGCAACTGAGTGGGTCACTGGTTACATGCTTTGGAGAATAAGGAATTTGAAAGTTTTTGAAGGCAAGATGTGGAACGCTCCAATGGTGTTAAGTGAAATCCAAGCAAAAAGTTTCCTTTGGATAACTTCGCGATCAGAGAACTTGCATCTCGATTGGAACACATGGCTCCTTCATCCAAGTACATTCGATGATCATGGATAA